ATGACCCGTTAGTGATTGAAAAGGAAAACGTCGTTCACTCAATTTATCGATATCCAACGCATCAAACATTCTTTAGTTCAAGTGATAAACTTGAGATTGGGGGAGTTCCATTTATAACGGTTGATCGTAAGCCGAGACGAAATCAAGCCCTTTCCTATTATCGAGAGGTTGTCAAACGTAAGCAAATAAGAGTACATACATTTGAAATAGTAGAAAAAGTGTCAAAGCAGGAGCAGGGAACGTTTCGTGTTCAGACAATGAAGGGTAATCAAACCACGAAACTATACGAAGCATCTTATGTAATTATCGCAACTGGATACTATGATCACCCGAATCTTATGGGCGTACCAGGTGAAGAATTAGACCATGTGCATCATTACTTTAAAGAGGCTCACCCATTCTTTGATAAAGATGTTGTCGTGATTGGAGGTAAAAATTCGGCCGTTGATGCCACGTTAGAGCTTGAAAAGGTAGGTGCTAGAGTCACTGTACTCTATCGAGGGAGTGATTATTCAAGTAGCGTAAAGCCATGGATTCTTCCTGAATTTGTATCGTTAATCAATCATGAGAAGGTAGACATGCAATTTGAAGCGGAAGTCAAAGAAATTACTTCCACGGACGTCATTTATGAACAGAACGGTAAAGAGCACAAGGCAAAGGCTGATTTTGTATTTGCTATGACAGGGTATCACCCTGACCATTCTTTTCTGAGTGCGATGGGCGTACACATTGATCCGGGGAGCGGTAGGCCAGCTTTTGATGCGGAAACGATGGAAACGAATGTAGCTGGTATCTTTATTGCAGGAGTGATCGCAGCTGGGAATAATGCGAATGAAATCTTTATTGAGAATGGGCGTTTTCATGGTGATCTTATTGCAGCAGAAATTGCAAACCGAGCAGCATTGAAGAGCTAAAGATGTGCAAGCATATTTAGCATATTGTTTTTGAAAGGGGGAATCCTCAGAGGTGAACTGAACCTACTTGAGGACTCCCCTTTTAATTATGTTAAGAATAGTTCTTGAAGTTTGTTTCGATCTGACGTTACTTCAAGTGCGATCATTAATTTAATTCTCGCTTTTTGACCATTTAAACCATTTGTGAAAATAATCCCAAGCTCTTTTAGGTGTCGTCCACCGCCACTATAACTATACGTATCTTGAACGATACCTCCAAAAGAACGAGAAACGAGAACAATTGGAATGTGGTGTTTGATCAGTTTCTCTAAACCCGGAACGATGCCTGGGGGAACATTTCCTTGTCCGAATGCCTCGATGACAAGTCCATCCATCGAAGTTGTTAAAATTGCATCAAGTAGGCTAGGGTCCATACCAGCATAACATTTTATTAATACAATATTTTTTGTTAATGTTGAAACGTCATAGCGTTCTCGTTTCGAAGGGACATGATGAAAATCAACATCGCGTCTTGTGACAATTCCAATCGGCCCATATTGAGGGCTTTGAAATGTAGCAATATTGCTCGTGTGCGTTTTTGTTACATTTTTTGCAGTGTGAATCTCATCATTAAGAACGACAAGAACGCCTTTGCCATGTGCTGCATCACTTGCTGCTGTTCGGACAGAAGAAATTAAATTATAAGGCCCATCCGCACCAAGTTCATTACTGGATCGCATCGCACCAGTAACAACGACTGGAACATCAGTATCAAGTAATAGGTCCAGTAAATATGCTGTTTCTTCGAGTGTATCTGTTCCGTGTGTAATGACAACGCCCTCAAAGTATTCCGTCTTGATACGGCGCTCAATTCGTTTAGACAATTCCAACATATGTTGTGGTGTGATGTGTGGCGAAGGCAAATGTAGAAAATCATCAACGATCACGGAGGCAATTTTTGAAAGTGATTCAATTGTTGAATATAATGGATTTGAGACACTAGGGCCGACGGTACCTGTTTGTTCATCTTCATGCATCGCGATCGTACCGCCTGTATGTAAAAGTAATATCTTTTTCATAACTGCTTCACCTCATTTAATGTAGGCTTTCATAACCAAACTATGGTTTCTTAAATAAAAGTAACATGTTACGATGAAAAAAAACAGAGGGGAATGGAAGGCTGTTGTTTGCAGTTATATCTGCTGGAATTGCACCGGGCATCGCTTTGTTGTGTTATTTTTATCTCAAAGATGACTATGAGCGTACAACGATTGCAATGGTGACTCGAAATTTTGTTTATGGCTCGCTTATAGTGTTTCCGGTGATGGTCCTACAGTATGCTTTTGAAGCGGAAGGGTATCTACTAGATGCATTTAGCCATGCATTTATACGCGCTGGGCTCATTGAAGAATTTTTTAAATGGTTCCTGCTATTTTTTCTATCGTATAAACACGCAAGATTTAACGAACATTATGATGGAATCGTATTTGGAGCTGCTATATCATTAGGGTTTGCAACGGTTGAAAATATTTTATACTTAATTGCTTATGGGATAGAAGGGGCGATTGGACGGGCGTTTTTTCCTGTATCGAGTCATGCATTATTTGGTGTGATTATGGGATATTATTTAGGTAAAGCAAGTGTTTCGTCTTCCAAAACCTTCATCTGGGTTTTCCTCTCTTTGACACTTCCAGTTGTATTGCATGGGCTATATGATTTTATGTTACTTGCAGCTAATCAATACGTGAAGTTATTAATTGTACCGTTTATGTTTTTCTTATGGTGGTTAGCCTTACAAAAAGTAAAAAGGGCTAATCTGAGTCAACGCACAAAGGATTTGCCGATAGATAAGGAGTGATACTGTGCCAGATAAGCGTTTTCGTATTGTCATTCGTTGTTCAAAATGTGGGGAAAAATATATACTTAGGGGTCGCCAGAATAAAGAAGGCGGCTATGATACTGGATTCAAACGATGTATTTGTGGGAATGAGGAGCAGCTTCGCGTTGAAGCTTCACCTGAATAAAGGTGTCGTGACAAAACTAGTTAAACTATTGGCAATTGTTCGAGGCTAGGACAAAAGGTAAAAACCAACTCCTTTTGTCGTAGTCTTTTTTTGTGGAAAAGGGGCGGAGATGGGAGTGTGAGGGAGAATGCACTGATGAGTAGAAGGTGGTTCAAGGAGTTGGCGCTGAGAAAAGAAGGTTGTTTAAACGATAAAAGAGTAACAGGTGAACCTGAAATTATAAGCGGTTGCTTTTTATATAAGAGTGTCCATGAAATCGTTTTCTTTTAAAGGAGATTTGTAAACTTTATAAAAATTATAAAAATACTCTTGTATTCCCTACTGTTTTGCTGTATTTTAAACTAATAAGCTGAATATTTACTATTTATATATTATTAATAAAGTTCTTATCAAGAGAGACGGAGGGAATGGCCCGAAGAAGTCTCAGCAACCAGCCGCTAGTTATTGGTCAGGTGCTAAATCCATCAAGCGATGTGTGCTTGAAAGATAAGAAGAAGTTGAGACTACAAAACCTTCTTCTTATCATGAAGAAGGTTTTTATTATACCCTGATAATTAGTAGTGGTTGAAGTACTGGTTTGTAAAAGGAGGAAAACAGGATGAATAGAAAGCAACTTGAAACAACATTGGTACAAATTGGTAACCGAACGGATGAGAGGACAGGTGCCGTTAATACACCTATTTACCTATCAACGGCTTATCGGCACGCGGGAATTGGGCAGTCCACTGGCTATGATTATGCAAGAACTGGAAATCCAACGCGTGAAGTGTTGGAAAATGCGATTGCTGAACTTGAAGGTGGTGACCAAGGTTTTGCCTGTAGTTCGGGGATGGCTGCGATTCAAACTGTGTTATCATTGTTTGAACAGGGTGATGAGATTCTCGCTTCACAAGATTTGTATGGTGGAACCTATCGGTTGTTTGAACAAGGGTGGACGAAATGGGGACTAACGTTTACATTTAGTGACCCACGAAACCTTGAGCAATTCGAACAACAAATAACCGATAAGACAAAAGCAATCTTTATTGAGACACCAACCAATCCATTAATGCAAGAAGCAGATCTCGGTGCCCTAAATCAACTGGCAAAAAAGCATGATTTACTGTTTATTGTAGATAACACCTTTTATACGCCGCTGTTACAACAACCCATTCGTGAAGGGGCAGATATTGTTATCCATAGTGCGTCAAAGTATTTAGGTGGTCATAATGATTTGATTGCAGGCTTAATCGTTGCGAAGGGGAAAGAATTGTGTGAACAGCTTTTCTTATACCATAATGGAATTGGCGCAACTTTGGGTTCTTTTGATTCTTGGTTACTCATTCGTGGTATGAAAACACTTGCGTTACGCATGGACCAACATGAACGTAACGCGACAAAGGTTGTTGAATATTTAAGTAATCACCCTTGTGTCGATGAGGTTTTATATCCGGGACGAGGTGGGATGATTTCATTTCGAATTATAAGTGAAAACTGGGTGGATCCATTTTTACAACAATTAAAGCTGATTACATTTGCAGAAAGTCTAGGTGGTGTTGAGAGTTTACTCACATATCCTGCCACACAAACCCATGCGGATATTCCTGAGGATGTTCGGGTCGCAAATGGGGTTTGTAATCGGTTGTTACGGTTTTCAGTTGGAGTGGAGTATGTTGAGGATTTAATTCAAGATTTAGAGCAAGCTTTTCGCTATGCCAAAGAGCATGAACAAATTTAATTAGAAATCGGGGGACGAGGACAATGAGTCAAGATACGTATAGTTTTCAAACAAAATTGCTACATAACGATCATAAAGTTGATCAACAAACAGGAGCAGTGAGTGTACCGATTCAGCACGCGTCTACGTTTCATCAATTTGACTTTGAGACATTTGGTAATTACGATTACGGACGATCAGGGAACCCAACAAGAGAAGCGTTAGAGGAAACGATTGCCGAGTTAGAAGGTGGTTGTAGGGGATTTGCATTTTCATCTGGGATGGCGGCGATATCAACGTCATTTATGTTACTATCAAAGGGAGATCATGTCGTCTTAACAAAAGACGTCTATGGTGGAACGTTTCGTCTAGTAACAGAAGTTTTGACGCGGTTAGGTATTGATCATACGTTTGTTGATATGACAGATGTAGAGGAAGTAAAAGAAAATATCCAACCGAACACAAGATTACTCTATATCGAAACGCCATCAAATCCGACATTGAAAATTACAGATATCCGCGCAATAGTAAGCTTAGCAAAGCAGAACAATTGCCTAACGTTTTTAGATAATACGTTTTTAACACCAGCTCTTCAAAAGCCATTGGAACTTGGCATAGACGTAGTTTTACATAGTGCTACGAAGTTTATTGGCGGACATAGTGATGTCATTGCAGGCTTAGCTGTTGTCAGTGACCAAGAACTAGCGGATCAGCTTGCATTTTTACAAAACTCGTTTGGGGCAATATTAGGTGTTCAAGATTGCTGGCTTGTCTTAAGAGGGTTAAAAACGTTACATGTGCGAATGGAGCACTCGTCAAAGGCTGCTCATCAAATCGCTACGTGGTTAAGTGAGGTTCCTGAAGTTGAAGAGGTCTATTATCCAGGGTTAGAAAGCCATCGTGGTCATGACATTCAAGCGAACCAAGCACAGGGGTATGGTGCAGTCCTGTCCTTCCGTTTGCGAGATCGTGAAGCGGTTAAACAGTTTGTTGCGAATGCAAAAATTCCAGTATTTGCTGTCAGTTTAGGAGCTGTTGAATCGATTTTATCGTATCCGGCAACGATGTCGCATGCGGCGATGCCAAAAGATGAACGTGAAAAGCGAGGAATTAGTGATGGTTTACTCCGTTTATCGGTCGGGTTGGAGAAGCCGGAGGATCTTATCGCTGATTTTGAGCAAGCTTTTAACCAGATTCGTCAGAATGTTACGCCATCTTAAGTGCTATAACGAGTGGAAGGAAGGGGAAACATGAACTTATTAAAAGACCTACAAGAAAAAATACTGATCGGGGATGGAGCCATGGGGACTCTCCTTTATCATCAAGGTGTGGATCGTTGCTATGAAGAGTTGAACCTTTCAAATCCTGAACGAATAGCAGATATCCATCAATCTTATCTTGATGCAGGTGCTCAAGTGCTACAAACCAATTCGTATGCAGCTAACGAATTGAAATTATCACGGTATGGGCTTGAAGATCAGGTTAGTAAAATCAATAAAGCAGCGGTTGCAGTTGCCAAGCAAGTAGCAGGCAAAGATGCTTATGTATTGGGGACAATTGGTGGCGTTCGTGGGATCCAGAAAAAAGACGTTTCCATGCAAGATGTGACAAACAGTTTTTATCAACAGTTTTCAGTATTAGCAGAAGAGCGTGTCGATGGTTTATTGCTTGAAACGTATTATGATTTTGAAGAGATAAAAACGGTTTTAAAGTTAGCTCGCAATTACACCGACATGCCGATTATTGCGCAAGTATCATTAGGTGAAGTGGGTGTGTTACATGGTGGTATGAATGTGGCAGATGCGCTATCTGAATTGGCACAACTAGGTGCGAATGTCGTCGGAATCAACTGCCATATGGGACCATACCATACAATTCGTTCATTAGAAGAGGTCCCTCTCTTTGACCATGCTTATCTATCTGCCTACCCTAATGCTAGTTTGCCAGATTATCGCGATGGTCGATTTGTTTATCAATCAAATCCAAGTTATTTTGCAGATAGTGCTCTTCGCTTAAGAGAGCAAGGTGTACGTTTACTTGGTGGATGCTGTGGAACAACTCCTGAACACATTGCAGCTATGGCTAATGCGGTGAATGGGTTAACACCTGTTAATACAAAAGTAGTTAAAAGTGAGGGAGTGCGCGAAAAAATAACGACAATCGAACCACAACGAGAAGAAGCGATTCATGAGGTTGTATCAAGAAGAAAATCAGTGATTGTAGAATTAGATCCGCCCAAAAAATTAACGAGTATTGATAAATTTCTCGAAGGGGCAAAACAGCTAAAGATCTCCGGGGTAGATGCAATAACCATGGCAGATAATTCATTAGCATCACCGCGTATTGATAACATGGCATTAGGCTCTATTCTTAAAAATGATCTACAAACACGTCCACTCGTCCATGTGACGTGCCGCGATCGAAATTTAATTGGTTTACAATCACATTTAATGGGGTTGCATACGTTAGGCATTAATCAATTGTTAGCTGTTACTGGAGATCCAACGAAGGTGGGGGACTTTCCAGGAGCTAGTTCGGTTTATGATCTCTCATCATTTGATCTGATTCGTATGATTAAACAGCTGAACGAGGGGATATCGTTTTCGGGGAAAGCACTCGGTGAAAAAACAAACTTCTCGGTAGCCGCAGCTTTTAATCCCAATGTTCGTCATCTGGAGCGAGCGGTAAAAAGGCTTGAAAAGAAAATAGATTGTGGAGCAGATTATTTTATGAGTCAGCCGATATACAGTAAGGAGCAGATTGTTGAAGTCTATGAAGCGACTAAGCATTTATCGAAGCCGATCTATATCGGGATCATGCCGCTTACGGGCTACCGCAATGCTGAATTTCTTCACAATGAAGTTCCTGGCATCAAGTTAACTGACGATATCCGCGAACGGATGGCCTCGCATGGCGAAGACCGTGAAGCAGCCCAACAAGAAGGGATTGCAATAGCGAAGGATTTAATTGATACGGCTTATGAGTATTTTAATGGCATTTATTTGATCACGCCATTTTTACGTTATGAAATGACTGTCACGTTAACCAACTACGTTCAACAAAAAGATATAGTAAATAACCAATTTGTGCAGTAGGCAATCATCTGAGGGTATGAGTTGGTGCATATAATCATTTGCTTTAAGAGAAGAAAGGAAAGGTCGCAAAATGGCAATCAAACGATTTGAACAGCAATTAAAAAAGAAAATACTCGTTTTAGATGGTGCGATGGGTACCATGCTGCAACAAGCGGATTTAAGTCCCGTTGACTTTGGTGGAGAGGAATATGACGGATGTAATGAATATTTGAATATAACGGCACCGGAAGTGATCGAAAAAATTCACTATGATTACCTTGACGCCGGGGCAGACCTTATTGAAACGAATACATTCGGGGCAACGAGTATTGTATTAGCGGATTATGATTTACAAGATCATGCTAAAGAAATCAACATCGCTTCCGCTCAAATTGCGAGAAAAGTGGCGGATCAGTTTTCTACAGAGGAGTGGCCTCGTTTCGTAGCGGGAGCAATGGGGCCAACGACTAAATCTCTATCAGTCACAGGTGGGGCGACATTTGAGCAGTTAGTGGACGCCTATGAAGAGCAAGCGGAAGCTTTGATCGAAGGTGAAGTCGATGTTCTTCTCCTTGAAACGAGTCAAGACATGCGAAATGTTAAGGCTGCTTATATTGGGATTGATCGAGTCTTTAAACGCCTAGCGGTGACTTTACCGATTATTGTTTCTGGAACGATTGAGCCGATGGGGACGACGCTAGCCGGACAAAATATTGAGGCGTTTTATCTATCGCTTGAACATATGAAACCGACAGTAGTAGGCCTCAACTGTGCAACTGGACCTGAATTTATGCGTGATCATGTTCGTTCTTTGTCAGAATTGGCAACAACCTATGTTAGCTGTTATCCGAATGCGGGCCTTCCAGATGAAGAGGGTCATTACCATGAGTCACCAGAATCATTAGCGACAAAGCTTGTAGCTTTTGCCGAGAAAGGCTGGTTAAACCTTGTCGGTGGATGTTGTGGAACAACGCCAGAACACATTAAGGCGATTGTTGAAGCATTTAAGGACCAACAGCCACGTCAACTTAATGATGAACATCCTCATGCGGTATCAGGGATTGAACCGCTCGTCTATGACGACAGTATGCGTCCGTTATTCGTTGGTGAGCGTACGAACGTAATCGGCTCAAGAAAATTCAAGAGATTGATCGCTGAAGGGAAGTATGAAGAGGCTTCCGAAATTGCTCGAGCTCAAGTGAAGCGAGGGGCTCACGTGATTGATATTTGTTTAGCTGATCCTGACCGTGATGAATTGAGTGACATGGAAGAGTTTTTGAAGTTTGTCATCAATAAAGTGAAGGTCCCACTTATGATAGATACGACGGATGAAGTGGTATTAGAGCGCGCCTTGTCATATTCACAAGGAAAAGCAATTATTAATTCCATTAACCTTGAAGATGGAGAGGAGCGCTTTGAGAAAATAGCGCCAATTATCCATAAATATGGTGCTGCGGTTGTCGTTGGGACGATTGATGAAGAGGGAATGGCAGTAACAGCCAAGCGTAAACTTGAAGTGGCTAAGCGTTCATATGACTTACTTGTCCATAAATATAAGATTGAGCCAAGTGATATTATCTTTGATCCACTTGTATTCCCAGTTGGGACAGGTGATGAGCAATATATCGGTTCAGCACAGGCGACGGTTGATGGTATTCGTATGATTAAAGAAGAATTGCCCGAATGTTTAACGATTTTAGGAGTTAGTAATGTTTCTTTCGGTCTACCTCCTGTCGGTCGTGAAGTATTAAATGCAGTATATTTGTATCATTGTACACAGGCTGGTTTGGATTATGCGATTGTAAATACGGAGAAGTTAGAGCGTTATCCTTCCATTTCTGATGATGAAAAAGAAATGGCAAGAACACTATTATTTGAAACGACAGATGAATCACTAGCAACGTTTACAGCGTTTTATCGTGGTAAAAAGGCTACAGACAAAGTTGTGAAAACGAACCTTACGTTAGAGGAACGACTCGCTAATTACATTGTTGAAGGTACAAAAGAAGGTCTGATCAAAGATTTAGATATAGCGCTAGAGAGCTATGATGATCCACTTAAGATCATCAACGGACCACTCATGAATGGTATGGATGAAGTTGGGCGCTTGTTTAATAACAATGAATTGATTGTTGCTGAAGTTCTTCAAAGTGCAGAAGTGATGAAGGCATCCGTTGCTCACCTTGAGCCGCACATGGAGAAAAAAGAAAATGATGACGGTAAAGGAAAAATCTTATTAGCGACGGTCAAAGGTGATGTCCATGATATCGGTAAGAACCTTGTAGAAATCATTTTAAGTAACAATGGCTTTAAAATTGTCAATCTAGGAATTAAAGTAACTTCTAATGAACTACTTGAAGCGATCGACCGTGAAAAACCAGACGCGATTGGTTTATCTGGATTATTAGTTAAGTCAGCACAGCAAATGGTATTAACAGCTCAAGATTTAAAACAACAGAAAGTGTCGATTCCAATCCTTGTTGGTGGGGCAGCGTTAACACGTAAATTCACAGACACGAAGATTGCTGCGGAATATGATGGTGTTGTTGCTTACGCGAAGGATGCCATGAATGGCCTTGAAATTGCCAACCGAATTTTAAGTCCGGAAGAGCGAGAGAAGTTCATGACTGAATTAAAACATAAGCAGGAAAGCCAACTTGAGCGGTCAGTTGATCAGGTTGAACGAGGGGGCGCGGCATCAACAGCTGTGTTGACAAGATCAAATGTTTCAACAAGCGTTCCTGTCTTTACACCGCAAGATTTAAAACCACATGTCCTGCGCAACTATAAAATTAGCCATATTGAACCGTATATTAACTTACAAATGCTAATGGGGAAACATTTAGGTCTTCAAGGGAAAGTGAGTCGTTTGTTAGATGAAGGTAATGAAAAGGCGCTTAACCTCAAGGAAAAGATAGATGAGTTAATTCAGGATGCTAAACAAAACGGTACGATTGAGGCTAATGGGATGTATCAATTTTTCCCGGCACAATCGGATGGGAATGATATTATCATCTATGATCCGGTTGATAAGCAAACGGAAATTGAACGATTTACGTTCCCGCGTCAGCCTGTAGAGCCGCACTTGTGTCTTGCTGATTATCTTCGCCCAGTTACTAGTGGTGAACTTGATTATGTTGGATTTTTAGCAGTGACAGCAGGAAAAGGCATTCGCGATCTAGCAACAAAAGCAAAGGATGATGGTGATTACTTATACAGCCATCTCATTCAAGCAACTGCATTGGAAACTGCTGAAGCGTTTGCTGAACGTGTTCACCATTTAATGAGAGATCAATGGGGGTTCCCAGATTCACCAGATTTTACGATGCAAGAACGCTTTGCGGCTAAGTATCAAGGAGTTCGTGTATCATATGGTTATCCTGCTTGTCCGAACCTTGAGGACCAAGCGAAGTTATTTAAATTGCTACAGCCAGAACAGATTGGCATTCAGCTAACTGATGAATTCATGATGGAGCCCGAGGCAAGTGTCACAGCAATGGTATTTGCCCATCCAGAAGGTAGGTATTTTAATGTTAACTAAATAAGTTATAAAAGAACAGCTTTGTTGAGCTGTTCTTTTTTACGATGGTTTATAAATTGTTCTAAAGTAAATGACTATTTTGTATAAATTTTGATTGCTAACAAACACTATCCATACCAACAAAAACAAAAGGTGGAAAAAAGCATTTTACTTTTTCAAAAAGGAGGTCCATACAACATGAGTAAAAATTTATCAACTTGGAAATACCCCTTTATTTTAGGATTGGTTTTATTACAATTTGTCTTTGTCCCACAAGATGCTTCTGCATTTTCTGATCAAATCATTCAACGGGGGGCTACAGGAGAGGATGTAGTAGAGTTACAAGCAAGGCTGCAATATATTGGCTTTTATGAAGGTGACATTGATGGCGTGTTTGATTGGAGCACATATTGGTCGGTTCGTAAGTTTCAAGAGGAATTTGGATTAGAGCAAGTTGATGGACTCGTAGGTCCAAAAATGAAAGATATGCTTGAAAGAGCGACGAATTTTGATAAGCAATTCGTACATAATGCTCTAAAAGAAGGGCGTAAATTCACCCATTATGGTGGCGTTGACAACAACATTCAGCAAGGACCAAAAGGAAGCCGTACAAAAAAGCAACAACAGCAAGCGGAGCAACAACAGCAAGCGGAGCAACAACAGCAAGCGGAGCAACAACAGCAAGCGGAGCAACAACAGCAAGCGGAGCAACAACAGCAAGCGGAGCAACAACAGCAAGCGGAGCAACAACAGCAAGCGGAGCAACAACAGCAAGCGGAGCAACAACAGCAAGCAGAGCAGCAACAGCCAACACCAACACCTGAGCCTGAAGGGGAACCTGTACCGACTGAGGAGGATCCTCAAGCTCAAGGTGACGATGTATCTGTTGAAAAAGCAATGAATGTCCCAGATGGCTATTCAGATAATGACCTACAATTAATGGCTCAAGCGGTTTATGCTGAAGCAAAAGGTGAACCATATATTGGGAAAGTTGCCGTGGCAGCAGTTATTATTAACCGTGTAAATAGCCCAGATTTCCCTAATACACCTTCAGAAGTGATTTATGAACCACGAGCATTTGAACCAGTGGCTAATGGTGAAA
The genomic region above belongs to Desertibacillus haloalkaliphilus and contains:
- the sleB gene encoding spore cortex-lytic enzyme, with translation MSKNLSTWKYPFILGLVLLQFVFVPQDASAFSDQIIQRGATGEDVVELQARLQYIGFYEGDIDGVFDWSTYWSVRKFQEEFGLEQVDGLVGPKMKDMLERATNFDKQFVHNALKEGRKFTHYGGVDNNIQQGPKGSRTKKQQQQAEQQQQAEQQQQAEQQQQAEQQQQAEQQQQAEQQQQAEQQQQAEQQQQAEQQQQAEQQQPTPTPEPEGEPVPTEEDPQAQGDDVSVEKAMNVPDGYSDNDLQLMAQAVYAEAKGEPYIGKVAVAAVIINRVNSPDFPNTPSEVIYEPRAFEPVANGEIYNEPDEDARRAVLDAVNGQDPTGHALYFFNPATARSPWVWSRPQIKTIGKHVFAK
- the metH gene encoding methionine synthase, producing MAIKRFEQQLKKKILVLDGAMGTMLQQADLSPVDFGGEEYDGCNEYLNITAPEVIEKIHYDYLDAGADLIETNTFGATSIVLADYDLQDHAKEINIASAQIARKVADQFSTEEWPRFVAGAMGPTTKSLSVTGGATFEQLVDAYEEQAEALIEGEVDVLLLETSQDMRNVKAAYIGIDRVFKRLAVTLPIIVSGTIEPMGTTLAGQNIEAFYLSLEHMKPTVVGLNCATGPEFMRDHVRSLSELATTYVSCYPNAGLPDEEGHYHESPESLATKLVAFAEKGWLNLVGGCCGTTPEHIKAIVEAFKDQQPRQLNDEHPHAVSGIEPLVYDDSMRPLFVGERTNVIGSRKFKRLIAEGKYEEASEIARAQVKRGAHVIDICLADPDRDELSDMEEFLKFVINKVKVPLMIDTTDEVVLERALSYSQGKAIINSINLEDGEERFEKIAPIIHKYGAAVVVGTIDEEGMAVTAKRKLEVAKRSYDLLVHKYKIEPSDIIFDPLVFPVGTGDEQYIGSAQATVDGIRMIKEELPECLTILGVSNVSFGLPPVGREVLNAVYLYHCTQAGLDYAIVNTEKLERYPSISDDEKEMARTLLFETTDESLATFTAFYRGKKATDKVVKTNLTLEERLANYIVEGTKEGLIKDLDIALESYDDPLKIINGPLMNGMDEVGRLFNNNELIVAEVLQSAEVMKASVAHLEPHMEKKENDDGKGKILLATVKGDVHDIGKNLVEIILSNNGFKIVNLGIKVTSNELLEAIDREKPDAIGLSGLLVKSAQQMVLTAQDLKQQKVSIPILVGGAALTRKFTDTKIAAEYDGVVAYAKDAMNGLEIANRILSPEEREKFMTELKHKQESQLERSVDQVERGGAASTAVLTRSNVSTSVPVFTPQDLKPHVLRNYKISHIEPYINLQMLMGKHLGLQGKVSRLLDEGNEKALNLKEKIDELIQDAKQNGTIEANGMYQFFPAQSDGNDIIIYDPVDKQTEIERFTFPRQPVEPHLCLADYLRPVTSGELDYVGFLAVTAGKGIRDLATKAKDDGDYLYSHLIQATALETAEAFAERVHHLMRDQWGFPDSPDFTMQERFAAKYQGVRVSYGYPACPNLEDQAKLFKLLQPEQIGIQLTDEFMMEPEASVTAMVFAHPEGRYFNVN